In Streptococcus dysgalactiae subsp. dysgalactiae, the following are encoded in one genomic region:
- a CDS encoding YSIRK-targeted surface antigen transcriptional regulator: MIDFLLLKSLHSLLGLTITICDQNFSVIREYKSDKTISLFYNHYLILSNFSKTQHDFLFHYGSLGELFLVHHIQQYYIIIGPWRSNAIDPLLLKKKLTETQINSSEQDYFIDRLSQLPFFSLSQIRELLIVTNYCLTGVVKDKLSEPLHYYTRGWSNSFDLDKIKQFSKQNMSSYKYQYHFENKILKAVKSGSEFLLKETVEHFSNSIVPIISGDELRSEKNYSIIIYDRLSQATIQAGLDIETAYRARDRFIKETESTISLNEVLKLRDTAILFYTQQVHSLKRHLGTPHSQTIVAVIRYLENNLNRFIKTEEIAKECHMSESKLRKLFKQEKHVTIQQYFLNLKIEAAKQLLDENKKVEEVSNLLGFSTSSNFSRTFKKIVGISPLEYKQKLKRI; encoded by the coding sequence ATGATTGATTTTTTATTGTTGAAATCATTACACAGTCTTCTAGGTCTAACTATTACTATTTGTGATCAAAATTTTTCTGTTATCAGAGAGTATAAATCCGATAAAACTATTTCACTTTTTTACAATCATTACCTTATTTTAAGTAACTTTAGTAAAACTCAACATGATTTTTTATTTCATTATGGCTCTTTAGGAGAACTTTTTCTTGTCCACCATATTCAACAATATTATATTATCATCGGTCCCTGGCGTAGCAATGCTATTGACCCTTTACTTCTTAAGAAAAAGCTGACTGAAACACAAATCAATTCTAGTGAACAAGACTACTTTATTGATAGACTATCCCAATTACCTTTCTTCTCACTTAGTCAAATCCGAGAATTACTAATAGTAACCAATTATTGTCTAACTGGGGTTGTGAAAGATAAATTATCAGAGCCCTTACATTACTACACGAGAGGGTGGAGCAACTCCTTTGATCTAGATAAAATTAAGCAATTTTCTAAACAGAATATGAGTTCTTACAAATATCAGTATCATTTTGAAAATAAGATTCTAAAGGCTGTTAAATCAGGTAGTGAATTTCTTTTGAAAGAAACAGTGGAACACTTTAGCAATTCTATCGTACCTATAATCAGTGGAGATGAATTGCGATCTGAAAAAAACTACTCCATCATTATTTATGATCGTCTCTCACAGGCTACCATTCAAGCAGGACTTGATATCGAAACAGCTTATCGAGCACGAGATCGTTTTATAAAAGAAACTGAGTCAACTATAAGTCTAAATGAAGTTTTAAAATTACGTGATACTGCTATCTTATTCTATACTCAACAAGTTCATTCTTTAAAAAGACATCTCGGAACCCCTCATTCTCAAACTATTGTCGCAGTGATTCGATATCTTGAAAATAATCTAAATCGCTTTATTAAAACAGAAGAAATAGCTAAAGAATGTCACATGAGTGAATCGAAGTTACGAAAACTATTTAAGCAAGAAAAACATGTCACTATTCAACAATATTTTCTAAACTTAAAAATCGAAGCTGCTAAGCAGTTACTAGACGAAAATAAGAAAGTAGAAGAAGTTTCCAATTTACTTGGATTTTCCACCTCTTCTAATTTTTCAAGGACATTTAAAAAAATAGTGGGAATTAGCCCACTAGAATATAAGCAAAAGCTTAAGAGAATATAG
- a CDS encoding LPXTG cell wall anchor domain-containing protein — protein MPQGTPVSDKEITDLVKIPDGSKGVPAIVGERPNTDQPGDYPVTVEVTYPDGTKDTVTVTIHVTPTPDKDKYDPTGGETTVPQGTPVSDKEITDLVKIPDGSKGVPAIVGERPNTDQPGDYPVTVEVTYPDGTKDTVTVTIHVTPTPDKDKYDPTGGETTVPQGTPVSDKEITDLVKIPDGSKGVPAIVGERPNTDQPGDYPVTVEVTYPDGTKDTVTVTIHVTPTPDKDKYDPTGGETTVPQGTPVSDKEITDLVKIPDGSKGVPAIVGERPNTDQPGDYPVTVEVTYPDGTKDTVTVTIHVTPTPDKDKYDPTGGETTVPQGTPVSDKEITDLVKIPDGSKGVPAIVGERPNTDQPGDYPVTVEVTYPDGTKDTVTVTIHVTPTPDKDKYDPTGGETTVPQGTPVSDKEITDLVKIPDGSKGVPAIVGERPNTDQPGDYPVTVEVTYPDGTKDTVTVTIHVTPTPDKDKYDPTGGETTVPQGTPVSDKEITDLVKIPDGSKGVPAIVGERPNTDQPGDYPVTVEVTYPDGTKDTVTVTIHVTPTPDKDKYDPTGGETTVPQGTPVSDKEITDLVKIPDGSKGVPAIVGERPNTDQPGDYPVTVEVTYPDGTKDTVTVTIHVTPTPDKDKYDPTGGETTVPQGTPVSDKEITDLVKIPDGSKGVPAIVGERPNTDQPGDYPVTVEVTYPDGTKDTVTVTIHVTPTPDKDKYDPTGGETTVPQGTPVSDKEITDLVKIPDGSKGVPAIVGERPNTDQPGDYPVTVEVTYPDGTKDTVTVTIHVTPTPDKDKYDPTGGETTVPQGTPVSDKEITDLVKIPDGSKGVPAIVGERPNTDQPGDYPVTVEVTYPDGTKDTVTVTIHVTPTPDKDKYDPTGGETTVPQGTPVSDKEITDLVKIPDGSKGVPAIVGERPNTDQPGDYPVTVEVTYPDGTKDTVTVTIHVTPTPDKDKYDPTGGETTVPQGTPVSDKEITDLVKIPDGSKGVPAIVGERPNTDQPGDYPVTVEVTYPDGTKDTVTVTIHVTPTPDKDKYDPTGGETTVPQGTPVSDKEITDLVKIPDGSKGVPAIVGERPNTDQPGDYPVTVEVTYPDGTKDTVTVTIHVTPTPDKDKYDPTGGETTVPQGTPVSDKEITDLVKIPDGSKGVPAIVGERPNTDQPGDYPVTVEVTYPDGTKDTVTVTIHVTPTPDKDKYDPTGGETTVPQGTPVSDKEITDLVKIPDGSKGVPAIVGERPNTDQPGDYPVTVEVTYPDGTKDTVTVTIHVTPTPDKDKYDPTGGETTVPQGTPVSDKEITDLVKIPDGSKGVPAIVGERPDTNVPGDHKVTVDVTYPDGSKDTVTVTIHVTPTPDKDKYDPTGKSQQVNGKGNKLPATGENATPFFNVAALTIISSVGLLSVSKKKED, from the coding sequence GTGCCACAAGGAACTCCAGTGTCAGACAAAGAAATTACAGACCTAGTGAAAATTCCAGATGGTTCTAAAGGTGTGCCAGCAATTGTAGGTGAGCGACCAAATACGGATCAGCCAGGAGACTATCCAGTTACTGTGGAGGTCACATACCCAGATGGGACTAAGGATACAGTGACAGTAACTATCCATGTAACTCCAACTCCAGATAAAGATAAGTATGATCCGACAGGTGGTGAGACTACAGTGCCACAAGGAACTCCAGTGTCAGACAAAGAAATTACAGACCTAGTGAAAATTCCAGATGGTTCTAAAGGTGTGCCAGCAATTGTAGGTGAGCGACCAAATACGGATCAGCCAGGAGACTATCCAGTTACTGTGGAGGTCACATACCCAGATGGGACTAAGGATACAGTGACAGTAACTATCCATGTAACTCCAACTCCAGATAAAGATAAGTATGATCCGACGGGTGGTGAGACTACAGTGCCACAAGGAACTCCAGTGTCAGACAAAGAAATTACAGACCTAGTGAAAATTCCAGATGGTTCTAAAGGTGTGCCAGCAATTGTAGGTGAGCGACCAAATACGGATCAGCCAGGAGACTATCCAGTTACTGTGGAGGTCACATACCCAGATGGGACTAAGGATACAGTGACAGTAACTATCCATGTAACTCCAACTCCAGATAAAGATAAGTATGATCCGACGGGTGGTGAGACTACAGTGCCACAAGGAACTCCAGTGTCAGACAAAGAAATTACAGACCTAGTGAAAATTCCAGATGGTTCTAAAGGTGTGCCAGCAATTGTAGGTGAGCGACCAAATACGGATCAGCCAGGAGACTATCCAGTTACTGTGGAGGTCACATACCCAGATGGGACTAAGGATACAGTGACAGTAACTATCCATGTAACTCCAACTCCAGATAAAGATAAGTATGATCCGACAGGTGGTGAGACTACAGTGCCACAAGGAACTCCAGTGTCAGACAAAGAAATTACAGACCTAGTGAAAATTCCAGATGGTTCTAAAGGTGTGCCAGCAATTGTAGGTGAGCGACCAAATACGGATCAGCCAGGAGACTATCCAGTTACTGTGGAGGTCACATACCCAGATGGGACTAAGGATACAGTGACAGTAACTATCCATGTAACTCCAACTCCAGATAAAGATAAGTATGATCCGACAGGTGGTGAGACTACAGTGCCACAAGGAACTCCAGTGTCAGACAAAGAAATTACAGACCTAGTGAAAATTCCAGATGGTTCTAAAGGTGTGCCAGCAATTGTAGGTGAGCGACCAAATACGGATCAGCCAGGAGACTATCCAGTTACTGTGGAGGTCACATACCCAGATGGGACTAAGGATACAGTGACAGTAACTATCCATGTAACTCCAACTCCAGATAAAGATAAGTATGATCCGACGGGTGGTGAGACTACAGTGCCACAAGGAACTCCAGTGTCAGACAAAGAAATTACAGACCTAGTGAAAATTCCAGATGGTTCTAAAGGTGTGCCAGCAATTGTAGGTGAGCGACCAAATACGGATCAGCCAGGAGACTATCCAGTTACTGTGGAGGTCACATACCCAGATGGGACTAAGGATACAGTGACAGTAACTATCCATGTAACTCCAACTCCAGATAAAGATAAGTATGATCCGACAGGTGGTGAGACTACAGTGCCACAAGGAACTCCAGTGTCAGACAAAGAAATTACAGACCTAGTGAAAATTCCAGATGGTTCTAAAGGTGTGCCAGCAATTGTAGGTGAGCGACCAAATACGGATCAGCCAGGAGACTATCCAGTTACTGTGGAGGTCACATACCCAGATGGGACTAAGGATACAGTGACAGTAACTATCCATGTAACTCCAACTCCAGATAAAGATAAGTATGATCCGACGGGTGGTGAGACTACAGTGCCACAAGGAACTCCAGTGTCAGACAAAGAAATTACAGACCTAGTGAAAATTCCAGATGGTTCTAAAGGTGTGCCAGCAATTGTAGGTGAGCGACCAAATACGGATCAGCCAGGAGACTATCCAGTTACTGTGGAGGTCACATACCCAGATGGGACTAAGGATACAGTGACAGTAACTATCCATGTAACTCCAACTCCAGATAAAGATAAGTATGATCCGACGGGTGGTGAGACTACAGTGCCACAAGGAACTCCAGTGTCAGACAAAGAAATTACAGACCTAGTGAAAATTCCAGATGGTTCTAAAGGTGTGCCAGCAATTGTAGGTGAGCGACCAAATACGGATCAGCCAGGAGACTATCCAGTTACTGTGGAGGTCACATACCCAGATGGGACTAAGGATACAGTGACAGTAACTATCCATGTAACTCCAACTCCAGATAAAGATAAGTATGATCCGACAGGTGGTGAGACTACAGTGCCACAAGGAACTCCAGTGTCAGACAAAGAAATTACAGACCTAGTGAAAATTCCAGATGGTTCTAAAGGTGTGCCAGCAATTGTAGGTGAGCGACCAAATACGGATCAGCCAGGAGACTATCCAGTTACTGTGGAGGTCACATACCCAGATGGGACTAAGGATACAGTGACAGTAACTATCCATGTAACTCCAACTCCAGATAAAGATAAGTATGATCCGACAGGTGGTGAGACTACAGTGCCACAAGGAACTCCAGTGTCAGACAAAGAAATTACAGACCTAGTGAAAATTCCAGATGGTTCTAAAGGTGTGCCAGCAATTGTAGGTGAGCGACCAAATACGGATCAGCCAGGAGACTATCCAGTTACTGTGGAGGTCACATACCCAGATGGGACTAAGGATACAGTGACAGTAACTATCCATGTAACTCCAACTCCAGATAAAGATAAGTATGATCCGACAGGTGGTGAGACTACAGTGCCACAAGGAACTCCAGTGTCAGACAAAGAAATTACAGACCTAGTGAAAATTCCAGATGGTTCTAAAGGTGTGCCAGCAATTGTAGGTGAGCGACCAAATACGGATCAGCCAGGAGACTATCCAGTTACTGTGGAGGTCACATACCCAGATGGGACTAAGGATACAGTGACAGTAACTATCCATGTAACTCCAACTCCAGATAAAGATAAGTATGATCCGACAGGTGGTGAGACTACAGTGCCACAAGGAACTCCAGTGTCAGACAAAGAAATTACAGACCTAGTGAAAATTCCAGATGGTTCTAAAGGTGTGCCAGCAATTGTAGGTGAGCGACCAAATACGGATCAGCCAGGAGACTATCCAGTTACTGTGGAGGTCACATACCCAGATGGGACTAAGGATACAGTGACAGTAACTATCCATGTAACTCCAACTCCAGATAAAGATAAGTATGATCCGACAGGTGGTGAGACTACAGTGCCACAAGGAACTCCAGTGTCAGACAAAGAAATTACAGACCTAGTGAAAATTCCAGATGGTTCTAAAGGTGTGCCAGCAATTGTAGGTGAGCGACCAAATACGGATCAGCCAGGAGACTATCCAGTTACTGTGGAGGTCACATACCCAGATGGGACTAAGGATACAGTGACAGTAACTATCCATGTAACTCCAACTCCAGATAAAGATAAGTATGATCCGACAGGTGGTGAGACTACAGTGCCACAAGGAACTCCAGTGTCAGACAAAGAAATTACAGACCTAGTGAAAATTCCAGATGGTTCTAAAGGTGTGCCAGCAATTGTAGGTGAGCGACCAAATACGGATCAGCCAGGAGACTATCCAGTTACTGTGGAGGTCACATACCCAGATGGGACTAAGGATACAGTGACAGTAACTATCCATGTAACTCCAACTCCAGATAAAGATAAGTATGATCCGACGGGTGGTGAGACTACAGTGCCACAAGGAACTCCAGTGTCAGACAAAGAAATTACAGACCTAGTGAAAATTCCAGATGGTTCTAAAGGTGTGCCAGCAATTGTAGGTGAGCGTCCAGATACTAACGTTCCTGGAGATCATAAAGTAACGGTTGATGTAACTTATCCAGATGGCTCAAAAGATACTGTAACAGTAACTATCCATGTGACACCAACACCAGATAAAGATAAATATGATCCAACAGGTAAATCTCAGCAAGTCAATGGTAAAGGAAATAAACTACCAGCAACAGGTGAGAATGCAACTCCATTCTTTAATGTTGCAGCTTTGACAATTATATCATCAGTTGGTTTATTATCTGTTTCTAAGAAAAAAGAGGATTAA